One region of Mucilaginibacter gotjawali genomic DNA includes:
- a CDS encoding aldo/keto reductase, which produces MNNTTISVEKTFAIGGELTVNRMGYGAMRITGKGIWGPPKDEDEAVRVLKKAVELGVNFIDTADSYGPFISEELIAEALFPYPDDLVIATKGGLLRTGPDEWPVNAHPAHLQKALDGSLKRLKLDQIPLYQLHRIDPIVPAEDSFEFLQKAQDEGKIRHIGLSEVDVETIKKAQDFFEVVSVQNMYSVDNRKWEQVLQYCKAHNIAFIPWFPLNAGNVSSQSVLKQIAEKHSVTVHQVALNWLLNHADNILLIPGTSKVDHLEENLQSVSLELSGEDVTLLNSISPQ; this is translated from the coding sequence ATGAATAACACAACCATTTCAGTCGAAAAAACATTTGCTATTGGCGGTGAACTTACCGTTAACAGGATGGGTTACGGTGCCATGCGCATTACCGGAAAAGGAATTTGGGGCCCGCCGAAAGATGAAGATGAAGCCGTAAGAGTGTTAAAAAAGGCGGTAGAACTGGGCGTGAATTTTATTGATACTGCCGATAGTTACGGCCCTTTTATTTCAGAAGAATTGATTGCTGAAGCATTGTTTCCCTATCCTGATGACCTTGTAATTGCAACTAAAGGCGGATTGCTCCGGACCGGGCCTGATGAATGGCCGGTAAATGCGCATCCCGCTCATCTGCAAAAGGCACTCGACGGCAGCCTTAAACGTTTAAAGCTCGACCAGATACCCTTGTACCAGCTTCACCGTATTGACCCGATTGTGCCGGCAGAAGACAGCTTCGAGTTTTTGCAGAAGGCACAGGATGAGGGTAAGATCAGGCATATCGGTCTTTCGGAAGTAGACGTTGAAACCATAAAAAAAGCTCAGGATTTTTTTGAGGTAGTATCGGTTCAAAACATGTACAGTGTCGACAATCGTAAATGGGAGCAGGTATTGCAATATTGTAAAGCGCATAATATTGCATTTATCCCATGGTTTCCGCTTAATGCAGGTAATGTGTCAAGCCAGTCAGTTTTAAAACAAATTGCCGAAAAACATAGTGTAACGGTTCACCAGGTTGCCCTGAACTGGTTGCTTAACCATGCGGATAATATTCTGCTCATCCCCGGCACCTCGAAAGTTGACCACCTGGAAGAAAATTTGCAGTCGGTGTCCCTTGAGCTTTCAGGCGAAGATGTCACCCTTTTAAACAGTATTTCACCACAGTAA